Proteins co-encoded in one Stomoxys calcitrans chromosome 5, idStoCalc2.1, whole genome shotgun sequence genomic window:
- the LOC106081073 gene encoding spondin-1 — protein MSPFRLTFGFVSLLALVHHCSTACYRIPQAANGDRSPVDENYQILIDGNPSTYHPGRVYNISLACPETLKFMSFTLLVEAENPEMNSRSELLGKFEIINSAETKFSNLCENMIESSNTNLKHRISVSWVAPDHGDSDCVLFKAAVLQQRTVWFMDDGYLTKKLCREHVDEIQSQLPPVDPCCACDEAKYEIVLERNWTRNTHPKDFPFEAWRTSFGTMIGASHSVDYTFWSYGSAASQGLRELAEHGSSSSLEMEIKNHTESGSIRTIIKAPGIKYRSNFQGKTLATVRVGPKHHMISLVSKINPSPDWILGVASMELCTENCRWIEGKVLNLYPWDVGTDSGASYMSPDQPQIPPDVVRRITSSFPSDDHSPFYDKTGAPMKPLGTLRVTRKRTYGRCFDEDSQNELPLECDTHPWTEWSECNVKCGPGTQYRLRDYKDPEVAKKKNCQEPLRQNQECNGPCSDTVAAIAPPFVPSFVPSLGPQPTTRYGGAECELSQWSAFSECSNRCGAGVKTKTRNYVNPYNREKCQSAGLPYELTHTEPCEGTYCGGNIPGSPYGRRTNDRNMYGGTSSDYDEDQNRYNPSGNVGTEDEDYDGLMGSIDESDMRSQIARPTAARYDDFGRNIYESPTHIYGSERLRGGPPGDGSQFVAGDLEANYNDNSRKRKMKMNPQSTRNPNRYTTKPSLRQNPTPRNSLRGFSRTTPRSFPEPYKFSTFENSNPFNIRTIEDDTLNMAGEKSFCLERPSPSYEPCTKPRVFLKNYWFYDALDMQCKLFTSDNCDENRNKFLRLEECEEQCEGVSQQGGADFNNPEGFNDGVRPDPANAGAYGNRGSYDAGGSLASQKRFGKQNNRY, from the exons TCTCCCTTGCCTGTCCGGAAACATTGAAATTTATGAGTTTCACTTTGCTGGTGGAAGCCGAAAATCCAGAAATGAATAGTCGCAGCGAGTTAttgggaaaatttgaaattatcAATTCGGCTGAGACGAAATTCAGTAACCTTTGTGAGAATATGATTGAGAGTAGCAATACAAATCTCAAGCATCGCATTAGTGTATCCTGGGTGGCGCCCGATCATGGAGACAGTGATTGTGTGCTCTTCAAGGCAGCCGTATTGCAGCAGCGAACTGTATGGTTTATGGATGATGGCTATTTAACGAAGAAGTTGTGTCGCGAACATGTCGATGAGATACAGAGTCAACTGCCACCAGTGGATCCATGCTGCGCTTGTGATGAAGCTAAATATGAG attgTTTTGGAACGAAACTGGACCAGGAATACCCATCCCAAAGATTTCCCTTTCGAGGCTTGGCGTACTAGTTTTGGCACCATGATTGGTGCCTCACATAGTGTGGATTATACATTCTGGAGTTATGGTTCTGCAGCCAGCCAGGGCTTAAGAGAGTTGGCCGAACATGGTTCCAGCTCATCGCttgaaatggaaataaaaaatcATACAGAG AGTGGCAGCATTCGGACTATCATCAAAGCTCCTGGTATCAAATACCGATCCAATTTCCAAGGCAAGACCTTAGCTACAGTGCGTGTTGGACCCAAACATCATATGATATCGTTAGTTTCGAAAATAAATCCCTCACCCGATTGGATATTGGGTGTGGCTTCTATGGAACTATGCACGGAAAACTGCCGCTGGATTGAAGGCAAAGTCCTTAATTTATATCCCTGGGATGTGGGAACAGATTCGGGAGCGTCATATATG TCCCCCGATCAACCCCAAATACCACCGGATGTAGTGAGACGTATAACCTCCTCATTTCCCAGTGATGATCATTCGCCATTCTATGACAAAACGGGTGCTCCCATGAAACCTTTGGGAACTTTGCGTGTAACTAGAAAACGCACCTATGGCCGATGCTTtgatgaag ATTCCCAAAACGAGTTACCCCTAGAGTGTGACACTCATCCCTGGACGGAGTGGAGTGAATGCAATGTAAAATGTGGCCCCGGAACCCAATATCGCCTCAGAGATTACAAAGATCCCGAGGTGGCCAAGAAAAAGAATTGCCAAGAACCTCTAAGGCAAAATCAAGAATGCAATGGCCCTTGTTCTGATACCGTTGCTGCTATAGCTCCGCCTTTCGTACCGTCTTTCGTTCCGTCTTTGGGACCACAACCCACAACACGTTATGGCGGTGCTGAATGTGAGCTAAGCCAATGGTCGGCATTTTCTGAATGTTCCAACAGATGTGGGGCAGGTGTTAAAACAAAGACCAGAAACTATGTGAATCCCTATAACCGAGAGAAATGTCAG AGCGCTGGTCTGCCCTATGAACTGACCCACACCGAACCCTGTGAAGGCACCTACTGTGGGGGTAATATTCCAGGTTCCCCCTATGGCAGAAGAACAAACGATCGTAATATGTATGGCGGTACGTCCTCTGACTATGACGAGGACCAAAATCGCTATAATCCCTCGGGCAATGTTGGAACTGAGGATGAAGACTATGATGGCCTTATGGGATCCATTGATGAGTCGGACATGAGATCCCAAATAGCAAGACCCACAGCTGCTCGCTATGACGATTTCGGTAGAAACATCTATGAGAGTCCCACTCATATTTATGGCAGTGAACGATTGAGGGGAGGACCTCCCGGCGATGGGAGCCAGTTTGTAGCAGGAGATTTGGAAGCCAACTACAATGACAATTCCCGCAAGcgtaaaatgaaaatgaatccGCAGAGTACACGCAATCCAAATAGATATACCACCAAACCCAGTCTGAGACAAAATCCTACACCACGCAACTCTTTGCGAGGTTTCAGTCGCACTACTCCCAGAAGTTTCCCAGAGCCATATAAATTTTCCACATTTGAAAACTCAAATCCCTTTAACATCAGAACCATTGAAGATGATACCTTGAATATGGCTGGCGAAAAAAGTTTCTGCCTTGAAAGGCCTTCGCCCTCATACGAACCTTGCACAAAACCGAGGGTCTTTCTTAAGAATTATTGGTTCTATGATGCCTTGGATATGCAATGCAAACTTTTTACCTCGGATAATTGCGATGAAAATCGAAATAAATTCTTACGCCTAGAAGAATGCGAGGAGCAGTGTGAAGGAGTAAGTCAACAGGGGGGAGCAGATTTCAACAATCCCGAAGGATTTAATGATGGCGTAAGACCTGACCCTGCCAATGCAGGAGCCTACGGCAATAGGGGAAGTTATGATGCTGGAGGGAGCTTGGCAAGCCAAAAGCGttttggaaaacaaaacaatagaTATTAA
- the LOC106081068 gene encoding spondin-1, which translates to MQKWTIFFLWIALGAVPGNVLSLQCSRYPKNTLTPKAPVDDNFAIAITGNAQTYLLGQTYNVSLQAYNGRRFISAKLALENDNGDFVGDLGHLEVIDPVESRFSTDCSNMIETTNTNPKTRLDMAWTAPTDMEFGCVLIRATVVQHRDVWFMDDGSLTKRICKESVDDLESQKRDEESKECCACDEARYEITFEGVWSRNLHPKDFPAKGWLTRFSDILGAAHTSDYRFWDAGELASTAMQEFAQHGSSRALEHEFNINFREKKVRTILKARGPSFPYLNNPTLAWIRVDPLRHQLSLASKIMPSPDWIVGVAGLELCLSNCTWLEEKEIKLYPWDIGTDAGPSYTSPDQPQLPPDVIRRMRSDYPSDPRSPFYDPTGAPMKPMAILTIKRQRLYERKCTDEDSNNGDEVPRECHTHPWSAWTECSPECGAGVRSRFRVFKQPEVAEIYNCDDVVERRQVETCTGPCSRSENAPYTADEEEGEEQDSLLKSLRPMMKRGRAMGDCTGQWSAWSSCNATCGAGFRTRKLILDERVQRGCQDEDMYEYKKCFVPNISCRRSNGPQLISDFGNNDEDNDENAEDNEGEEDNAQGNGEFANFPTFEDSDVNEREPQYGRNPYGRPNNPYEDEFNFNGVGDIQAENLRQEQPYDDYFAPYQNRYNARNFHSPRGRGTQEVLQRQPKNANPKMYQRYIDFDNHAATTNIPTHCYQPLSMVQCSDKRTVGNFWFYNFCTDECMLYASDICDPNTNKYPSMEKCEQQCARPMRNFPHFLRRKQQNSPHCQAIFRNRGFRDYYV; encoded by the exons ATGCAAAAGTGGACGATATTTTTCTTGTGGATTGCCTTAGGGGCTGTACCAGGAAATGTCTTGTCGTTACAATGCAGCCGATATCCAAAGAATACCTTGACACCCAAGGCACCGGTGGACGATAATTTTGCCATAGCGATAACGGGCAATGCCCAGACCTATCTTTTGGGTCAAACCTATAATG TTTCTTTGCAAGCTTACAATGGCCGGCGTTTCATAAGTGCCAAATTGGCACTGGAGAACGATAACGGCGACTTCGTTGGCGATTTGGGCCATCTAGAGGTTATCGACCCCGTGGAGAGTCGTTTCAGCACCGACTGCAGCAACATGATCGagacaacaaacacaaatcccAAGACTCGCTTAGATATGGCCTGGACTGCACCAACCGATATGGAGTTCGGCTGCGTTCTCATACGGGCCACTGTCGTGCAACATCGTGATGTTTGGTTTATGGACGATGGATCGCTTACGAAGCGTATTTGCAAAGAGTCAGTGGACGATTTGGAAAGCCAGAAAAGAGATGAGGAGAGCAAGGAATGTTGTGCCTGTGATGAGGCACGCTATGAG ATTACTTTTGAGGGAGTCTGGTCACGCAATCTGCATCCCAAAGATTTTCCCGCCAAGGGATGGCTTACCAGATTCAGTGACATTTTGGGTGCTGCACACACCTCGGATTATCGCTTTTGGGATGCTGGTGAATTGGCCTCTACGGCTATGCAGGAATTTGCTCAGCATGGTTCATCGCGAGCTCTCGAACAcgaatttaatataaatttcaGG GAGAAAAAAGTTCGCACCATATTAAAAGCCAGAGGACCTTCATTTCCCTATCTCAATAATCCCACATTGGCTTGGATACGGGTGGATCCTCTGCGTCATCAATTGTCACTGGCCTCTAAGATAATGCCTTCGCCAGATTGGATAGTAGGAGTGGCCGGCTTGGAATTATGTCTATCAAATTGTACTTGGCTAGAAGAGAAGGAAATCAAACTGTACCCCTGGGATATAGGCACTGATGCGGGACCTTCGTACACG TCTCCAGATCAACCGCAATTGCCTCCCGACGTCATACGCCGCATGCGTTCGGATTATCCATCGGATCCCAGATCTCCATTCTATGACCCTACGGGAGCACCTATGAAACCCATGGCCATACTCACTATAAAACGTCAACGTTTATACGAAAGGAAATGCACTGATGAAGATT CTAACAATGGAGATGAGGTTCCCCGCGAATGTCATACTCACCCATGGTCAGCTTGGACTGAATGTTCACCCGAATGTGGAGCAGGGGTGAGGTCGCGTTTTAGAGTCTTCAAGCAACCTGAAGTAGCTGAAATATACAATTGCGATGATGTTGTTGAAAGGCGGCAGGTGGAGACCTGCACAGGACCATGTTCCAGATCCGAAAATGCACCCTACACAGCAGATGAAGAAGAGGGGGAAGAGCAGGATAGTTTGTTGAAATCTTTGAGGCCCATGATGAAACGTGGCAGAGCAATGGGCGATTGCACGGGTCAATGGTCAGCATGGTCGTCATGTAATGCTACATGTGGAGCTGGATTTCGCACCAGAAAACTCATATTGGATGAAAGGGTACAAAGGGGTTGTCAG GACGAGGATATGTATGAGTACAAGAAATGTTTTGTACCCAACATTTCATGCCGCAGATCAAATGGACCTCAACTGATTAGTGATTTTGGAAACAATGACGAGGACAATGATGAAAATGCCGAAGACAACGAAGGCGAAGAGGATAATGCCCAAGGCAATGGTGAATTTGCCAACTTTCCCACTTTTGAAGATTCAGATGTAAATGAACGCGAACCTCAATATGGCCGCAATCCATATGGGCGACCTAACAATCCCTACGAAGATGAATTCAACTTTAACGGCGTGGGTGACATTCAAGCCGAAAATCTAAGACAAGAACAGCCTTATGATGATTATTTTGCTCCCTATCAAAATCGCTACAATGCCAGAAATTTCCACAGCCCAAGGGGACGTGGCACTCAAGAGGTTCTACAAAGACAGCCCAAGAATGCCAATCCCAAAATGTATCAACGCTATATCGACTTTGATAACCATGCTGCTACTACAAATATACCCACACATTGCTACCAGCCCTTGTCGATGGTCCAGTGCTCCGATAAACGCACTGTGGGCAATTTTTGGTTCTACAACTTTTGCACGGATGAATGTATGCTCTATGCCTCCGATATATGTGATCCCAATACTAACAAGTATCCCTCTATGGAGAAGTGTGAACAACAATGTGCCAGACCTATGAGGAATTTCCCCCACTTCTTGAGACGCAAACAACAAAACTCGCCGCATTGCCAGGCCATATTTCGCAATCGCGGATTTAGGGATTATTATGTTTAG
- the LOC106081069 gene encoding translation initiation factor IF-3, with protein sequence MAFLLKNSLRFAVASHLLRSRTTNIQNLSSASAVVWQKANVGDSETGGSNTQKKSKASVKITLIQNQNVTVTALEEARNLAKRRSMHLVQVQKMDTKTQRPVYKLVSAAEHLQEELSDLKAHDKDGTSPDKPAQKKSEKTLNIGSRISEHDLASRLKNISKWLDKRHEVRILIQGTEGDMPGCEKIYKAIEESIKTPETIGKIVQKRAKGSVIKFNILPVNNNASEKSATNNPNQ encoded by the exons ATGgcctttttactaaaaaattctcTAAGATTCGCTGTAGCGAGTCATTtgctaaggtcacgaacaacAAATATTCAAAACTTGTCTTCAGCCTCTGCAGTGGTGTGGCAAAAGGCAAATGTGGGAGATAGCGAAACCGGCGGAAGCAATACTCAAAAGAAATCAAAGGCTTCAGTGAAAATTACCCTCATACAAAATCAAAATGTAACCGTTACTGCCTTGGAAGAGGCTCGTAATTTGGCCAAACGCCGTTCCATGCATTTGGTGCAAGTACAAAAGATGGACACTAAAACCCAAAGGCCAGTATATAA ATTGGTTTCCGCAGCCGAACATTTGCAAGaggaattatccgatttgaaagcaCACGATAAAGATGGCACATCACCTGATAAACCGGCTCAGAAAAAATCTGAAAAGACGCTTAATATTGGATCACGTATATCTGAGCATGATTTGGCATCACGTCTTAAGAATATCTCAAAATGGCTAGACAAACGTCATGAGGTACGCATTCTAATACAAGGGACCGAGGGCGATATGCCaggttgtgaaaaaatttataaagccATTGAGGAATCTATTAAAACTCCAGAAACTATAGGAAAGATAGTACAAAAACGGGCCAAAGGTTCTGTTATAAAGTTCAACATTCTTCCAGTTAATAACAATGCCAGTGAGAAATCAGCAACGAATAACCCCAATCAATGA